A stretch of DNA from Ricinus communis isolate WT05 ecotype wild-type chromosome 4, ASM1957865v1, whole genome shotgun sequence:
tattaaaacagtaaaattattttaattatacaagTAAATTGAGAGATAAACTTTGGAttcttacaaaaatatttttatacaaagaAATTTgtaagaaatatattataagtttACAACTTTTCATGTTAGAGGTTATGCTAATCctgtaaagaaaaagaatatccAAGCGACCAAACGAACCAGTAATTCTGTCACCgtttaaacataaaatcacaaaaaccctaaaagttgcagttacataaataaaacccAAAAAATTGCAGATAGGTCTAACAAAGAGCGGAGGCGCAGATTGAACAAGAAATCGAAGAACAGGAGAAGAGAACAGAAAACAGAAAACATAAAATGGCAAAGTCATTGAGATCGAAGAGAGAGAAGAGGCTAAGAGCAATAAGGAGAGATATGGTAGAGCCTTATTACGAGAAAAAAGACGCAGCAAAGCTTGCTGCTATGGAAACTGCTCTTTCTGCTCCCAAATTGCCTGTGTTTAAGCCAACTTCTTCTGCTTCTGCTAATGCTATGGACTTGACTACCCCTTCTATTCCTACCTCAAATGCCAACATGGGtatgcctttttttttaaacgttatatatatcttatgCAATTTGTTTAACATCCATTAGCTTTACAATGTTATTCTATTGTTTGCTACTTCAATTATGTGCCTATGCTACTTCAATTTATCGAATATATACTTGTTGGTTGCCTTTTGGTATCGGGAAGCTTTGCTGCacaaagaaattgaattattttttatgatatttgaaattattgaaatttttagtGAAAATAACAGGAACCCAAATTAGTATTCATATATTGAAAAGTGTTAGTGCTCTGGTCTTATTTGCACTTGCAAGTATAATGAACCGATCTCGATGTTGGTTTGGTCCTTGAACAGATGTGGAAATGGATGATGACAATCAGACTAAGAGTTCGTTGAAGCCTGTAGGGAAGAagctaaaaaagaaattcaagcttgCAAAACGCAACCGTCATGGTAAGGGGAAGATCAGGAGGAATCATATTTAACTCTGGAAAATGTTAAGgatttatgtgtttattatGGTCTGATACGAAATTTTGATTGGTCAATTTATATGGCTGTTATTTGTTTGAGACTAGTGTATTAAATTCTAATgttatgataatttatataGTTCAGATTATGTAGGCGTATGTGGAATGGATGCATAAATGctgtttctcttttaattaatgGCAGGGCAGTGTACAATACCTCAAATCCTATTATGCAAAAAGCATAAAAGCGAATTACCAAAACTGGGCCTAGACCTGGATAGTGAACATAATATTAGACATTGTTACCTTTTAGTTAGTTTGTGCTTTTGTGCTTGCTGCAAAGAGAATAGGCATATGACTACCAGATATTTGTTCATGTTCTTTCATTTGGTAGAATTTATCaggattttgaattttatgttggcagattatttgattgttCCCTCATTTCATGCCACAAACATGTTCTCGTTCACCCTGGTGAAACTGGTGGCCGAAATGTCAATTATTTTAGCATTCTGTGCCTGCAAATGATTAAATTCCTTAAACCTCGACTTCTTTTATGTGCATGAAATGAATGGAAAGATCAGTAGCAAACTGATTTTGGCATTAATTGTAATTGCATCCAGACGTGCTTATATATTCATGATGGGAAGCAAGGGCTAATCATTATTAGGTTTCCTACAGGTAGTTTGCCAATAGAAATCTTTATTACAATGTCTAGTTGTTAGCCATTGGAATTTCTTTGGGATATTAAGCATAATAgttcttattttttgtaaataaacttgtaattttatgcaagtataaaagaaacaaagatagATTGAAAGATACACATGTGGGCAGTAACACAAAGAGTACATACTGTTATGTGTGTTGAGACATGTACCTTCCTCACTTGTAATCTCAACTTATCTCCTGCGTTTTCTTCCTGTGCGTGTGAGCAACATTCACCGATGCGCATGCTACAATGTCATCTTTCACTTTATTGAAGAATCAAAAGTATGCTTGCCTCCAAGATGCTTTTATGATTAATGTTTAGCATGCTGATGTAGAATGAAAGCATTTCACTTCTCTCATCACCATCATGGTGCGCTTGGTCAGGACCATTTGAAGATGGCATCTGACCAGTTTTATCACCAGTGTATTTTCGCATTAGCGGTAGTGCAAAGAGCAAAGATTTCCTTCATGTTTGGATTTGTCTTGAAATGTTAGAAATTGATTTGACAGAATTCTTCCAGACAAATGGTTAAATGGTACAGGTTATTTAAGAATGTTAAACCTGACAAAGTTTTCAGGAATGATGATTGACAGTTGTTCATTTTATCAGATTCTTGAATTAGAATAAGCTAGATATCATGTAAATGGAAGTGCAGGCTGCAAAAATGTTGGACTATCTAATCTATTTCCTATGTAATATGTTCCTTGCTCTTATGATCAATGGCTTCTATCAGCTTTTGGAAGTCTGTCAAAATCTACCTTCTTGTATTGATCGTATTTGCTGTTTACTGCCTCTTTGAGCACAGGCATTGCTCTTGTGTATTTGCATTATGATCAAAGTATTCTCGTATCCacataataatgaaattttttcCTTTACCCAAACACaaaacttgaaaaagaaaaataattatactaattctGTTGGCATGCACTACATGATTCTATCACAGAGAAGGTTTCTACAGAAAATGAGCCTTCACATTTTCTAAATCAAAACATGTCCATGGTGTCAATAActaaaacttttcttttttcctcccCTCATATAATTTACAAGAAGTACACCAGAAAACCCTACAATAAAACCAAGTCCAACACTAACGTAGAACTCTGGAAACATAAAACCAAGTCCAAAACCCTATAGGAATCTTTTTCGATAAGTTGTTGTAGGACTAGTCTAAATGACTTAAAAATGTTAATGAAGACAAGCTTTGAGGAACTATCCTAGAAAGGTTGTTGCTTGACAGATCAAATGTTTCCAACATCTTCaggttttctattttctttggaATGCTTCCACTAAGATGATTCCTTGACAAATTCAGAACTCGCAATGCCTTCAGGCTTGTTAGCTCATCAGGAATTTCCCCTTTGAGATTATTCTCTGAAAGATCAGTGGCATTCAATAATTCGATGTCATGGTTAAATTCATACTCTCTTCCTTTTGTTACCAGTTCTTGAAGTAGGTCAACCGGTACTGAAAGACATGATAGTACTGATGACTGCTGTTTCTATAGTCTAAGGAGTCAAATTAGCTAAACAGTTTGGAGTCACTCTATAAAACTTATTATGGGCAAGATCTAAGAAATGAAGATATGGAAGATTGCAAATTTGTTGTGGTATATGTCCAACAAGCAAGTTCGATCGAAGGTGGAGCATGAAAATGGATGATACATTTACTCCTATCCATGAAGGAAACTGTACTAACAACATGTTTCCTCCAAGATCAATGCTTGACAACACTGAACAATTTTTCAATGAAGATGGAATTTCACCATCTAGATTGTTCTTGCTCAACAGTAACATTCCAAGTGATTTTACATAACCGAGTGAGCTAGGGATGCTTCATGATAAACTGTTGTTTGATACATCCACAACCCACAAAGATTGCAGAGTTTCCCAACATTCAATGATTTTCCATGAAGATCATTGTTCCTTATGGAAAGAACTTGCAAATTTACCAACTTACAAATGGATGATGGAATTGTACCATTCAGACGATTGTCAGAAAGATGcaaattttgaaattcataaatccCCTTAGTAAGTTTGTTTGCAGCAAGTTTTAGGTTCTTCAACTCCAGAGACCTTGGAAAGTGACCACCAATATTATTTGAGGTCAAATCAAGGTCTTCAAGAGCTACCAAATTGCCAAACTCACTAGGGATAGAAccattaaaagaatttgagcTAAGATCAAGCTTGGTAAGGCTAGTAAGATTAGACAACCAACTGGATATTGAAGAGTTGAAAGAATTTTATGAAATGTCAAGAAGTGAAAGTCAAGTAATTTAACAAACGGAAGAGTATCAAGAATATTTTGAAGCTCGCATTGAGGTAAATGCAACTCCAACAACGAAGGAATCATATTGATTGCATTTAACCAAGTAGCTTTCGTACTATTGATTCTTACAAATTCCATGTTAAGGTGCTTTAAAGAGGACAAACCAGAATGCCACTCAGGGTTTTCTGCATTCAATCCAGTAGCATCAAAGATAAATATCCATAAAGATCAAGATATTGCAAATTAGACAAATTGCCAAGAAGAGAAGGGACTTCATTAGTAAATGATGAAAAAGAGAGATTGAGATACCTCAACTCTTGAAAGAACtaagaaaattagaaatttgtaGCCCTTCAAAATTGTTCAAACTAAAATCCAAgtaattcaaatatttcaaataaagcAAAGATAAATTCAAATCCCCACTTAAGCACAAACTTTTATATTCAGCCACGTCATTTTctgttaaaaaataagtatcaAGGGTCCTGAATCAAAATGGTTTTTTAAGATCAAGCTTGACAATATGTCCTGTTTGATTATCACATCCAACGCCTTTTCAGTTGCAGCAATCCTCACCAACCCAAGTAGACAGCCTACTAGATGGATTTTGAACACCATTCTTGAAAACAACAAGGGCTTATCTTTCTATGTTAATGCACTTCACTATGGAATGTCCATTTCATAGTATGAAATggaagaaaatgagaagaaagagagagagagagagagagagagagagagagagagtaaaGAAGTCAAGAGAAGATTGGCAACCATGCTTGATAAGTAGTGGTGTAGTAGCAATCTTATAATATAGCTAGTGTTCAGAGTTTAAATTACAtagatttgatttgatttgactCCCAACCGTGTATGAGAAGAAAAGGTGACACTGGTTTTACACTTAGGACATTGACATTCGCATGGAAACAGAGTGGATTATGAATGTTGCAATGGGTCAAAAAGAGTGTACACCATTAAAAATAAGTGTTAAGAagggatttttttttataaatgattttaagtCACAAAtcttactattatttattaatgtgTAATTGATGCATTAGGTTATTGAGTAAGTGAAACCATAACGAATATATAAACATTTcatcaatatttatttcaactcTTATacacataatattttatgttatactttataaaatcattttttaattttaaaatattaaaaaatagagtaaatatattatatgccATATAATATAGTCGGTAAGTTAATGtaacattattttataatagtgATAAgttcttataatataattagtgGTAGTGGGAGATTAGAACTGGCTCGTTTGACTTTAAGTATAAAAGTATTAATCAAATTACTCTTAGAGCATTTTCAATgtattctttatatatattaaattttttattttaaacagtTCTATATAAAATAGTACTCCAATgcactctttattttttaaatataaaatagatagtCAATTTGACTCTCTATATATGGAGAGCCAAATTTCACTCTTTactctatatttaataaatgcacTATAAATTTCGatatatttaactttatatatttaatttaattaatatttacaatttttagttttttattagtatacattaaaaaaagaaaaaaattaaaattattaatatttatgaaaaataaaatataaaaaatatattaaattttaaataaaatattatatttttatatataaatatctattaaaatattctttataatagaaattatGCTCTTTATTGGAGATGCTATTATGGGCTACAAAACTGTGTTTCTTTGAGTTCCAATACAaattggataaaaatccataagTTTACCCTCAAAATAATCAACCATCAACCACATGTTATCATCTCAAAAAGCTCCTATGTActcatctttattttattttttaaaaaagatatttatttgcCACTgttaaatttccaaaatagAAAGATTTTCCCTATAGTCAAAATCAAAACTCATGAAAAgaaatcttaaaagaaaatactaatttaatgtatatattaCACCATTGTATTTTAGAATGAtccataaattatttttataatataagggCTTATACAGTAGGTACAAGTCTTTTTAGAGATACATAGCAGGTATAGAAGATCtaggtttaaattttttcttcaaaattcaATAATGATATAATACCCGGtgttttcaaaataaaaaaataaaaaaaaataaagaaaagaataattttttcccttccattttctttccttttccccCTCTCCCTttccccttttctttctttcctttctcccTTTCCCCCCCTCTCCCTCCTCTCTTCCTTCCTCCTTCCTTCTCCCTCTCCCTGTCGATTTCGACTCTCTCCCTCACCGCTTGCGCCACCCAGCCAGCTCGCCGCTGTCCAGCAGCTTTTCGCCGACGCCGACCGAAGAAAGAGGGGTTGCCTTCGTCGTTCAGCCTCTTGCCGGCGTCTTTTTGGCAAACTGACGTTGGAAACAGACTCTTCACCCCCGAAAACTCCggagataataaatattattttactgagaagactgcaatagtcataggattatttgattttaactcactcttgagactgacagtctcagttttatttttcagatgACAGTTAGAGTTCTTCGCCGTCCTGCATTGTGACAGTCTAACTTCTTCTTCATCGGGCTTATTGTACAGAATCTgtactttcatatttttagttattttatactcTAGACCTTTCGCAATAGagtacttttaatttattatgattattctGGTCCATGATGGACATGGGATGTTATAAAGACCagttagaattatttatggTATGTCAGTCAtgattaatgatattttatttgaattattggtcagtaaggcttactactgGATTcagtggccttaagcctacccattctctaGTGCCGGCCACGGACCCACAGATCGAGTCGCaacaaatgataaaaaagaataatcaataaatatggAAATCTCTCTTCCTACACTGTGATCAGACCTTCTGTACATTCTATATTGAAGTGAATaacaaaccctaacttttttttgagaaaatacaaaccctaattttatgtattaatgggatttaatctattaaagtttcaaaactttttatttcaaattatggAGTGAACTGACAGCCCTGGCCAatacaataaacaaaaaacaataaaataaactgCATCCATATCATTagtgcaattttttttatatgtataccCTAAAAAACAGAGAAGACAGCTCATTTAGCACACATGAgaaattgttaatattttatataggAATAAAGTCTAACTTGTCCATTCATTTTATTGTTCGgatttaatttagtcatttttaaaaaatttagatattttagtccaaattttacatatttagttcaaattaattttattttttttataaaaataaaagactaaCTCACACACTTCCTAAAAAGAGAGTGGatagaatgaaaaataaaaaatattaattcttttatattaaattacttaaattaagaaaatatattgatatttaaacagaacataataaaaaataaatattgctaCAGTATTcttactctttttttcttaataataatagtgaaAGAGACAATTATATAAGTAGTGGTACTGAGATCAGTGGAGGTAAAAACAGTTCCAGTGAAAATAATAGTGGCAATAACTACTTATTGCTTAATTAcattaattgtattaaaattataaaaataatttttaattaatattataatttttaattattttttatttcaagtcactctctcattctttttctaaaatagaGTTAATTTGAACTAAACATACAAAAATCTGGgctaaaaattttataaatttaaaaaagaaaaactaaaatgaatCTATGTAACAAGGTTAGTGGTGAAATTGCactttattccttttataaaTCCTATATTGGCAACCTTTATCATTTGCCTTTTTCTAATGTGCacctgtttttttttcttttgtgtatttaagaatttatagcCATTAGATTTTCATCTTTTAATCTTAAcccttaaattatattatatgctACTTGCTGAATAGGTAAGTAAGAAgaaatatactaaattataacCTTCACAACTGGTTACCATGCTTTTAACAAGAGATTACATGAGAACTTCTCTTGCTTTCTccttcatcttctttctttacaAATCTAATGTAATACCcgtaattttttctttaataaagataatattaataatgatttataaattagtttttatttaaattaattttattttatttttatttagtttaaattgaaataaattaagtagaattttaatgttagacaaataaatgagttatttttctatacccaattagttggatctttaagaaattaattaagcaaattatttaagaaataaattatattttggttattcaatttttcccaaatgtatatatatatataaaattatattggaaaattttgtaaaaatttgtaaaggatgtttttatgaaagaatttttgggaaaattggtattttaattaactagtggtattaaacTTTAAGTTAGAAAATAGTtagaaaattgattaattaaattaattgtgtgttaggactaaattgaaaatttattttagaatgaggattaaaagtataattttattattatgggggtttaatgaaaatttgtaagtttgatgtttttgtaaataaatatgtcggcagggtatatatgtcattgtgtattttcaataattctaatttggccaaattaaa
This window harbors:
- the LOC8268050 gene encoding uncharacterized protein LOC8268050, with product MAKSLRSKREKRLRAIRRDMVEPYYEKKDAAKLAAMETALSAPKLPVFKPTSSASANAMDLTTPSIPTSNANMDVEMDDDNQTKSSLKPVGKKLKKKFKLAKRNRHGKGKIRRNHI
- the LOC107262129 gene encoding receptor-like protein 46; this encodes MEFVRINSTKATWLNAINMIPSLLELHLPQCELQNILDTLPWLSNLTSLTKLDLSSNSFNGSIPSEFGNLVALEDLDLTSNNIGGHFPRSLELKNLKLAANKLTKGIYEFQNLHLSDNRLNGTIPSSICKLVNLQVLSIRNNDLHGKSLNVGKLCNLCGLWMYQTTVYHEASLAHSKQQSSVLSCLSVPVDLLQELVTKGREYEFNHDIELLNATDLSENNLKGEIPDELTSLKALRVLNLSRNHLSGSIPKKIENLKMLETFDLSSNNLSRIVPQSLSSLTFLSHLD